Sequence from the Clostridium saccharobutylicum DSM 13864 genome:
TTCCAAGCCCTGGAATAGCAAAAATTTTTTCTGTTACAAAACTTCCTGTTAATATCGTAGCTACCAATGGTCCAACATATGTAACTATTGGAATCAATGAATTTCTTAATGCATGTTTAAATATAACTGTAGTTCTACTTAAACCTTTTGCTTTTGCAGTTCTTATATAATCTGATTTTAATATATCTATTAGTTTACTTCTTGTAAGTCTTGAAATGAATGAAAATGGTACTGCTGCTAAAGCTATACTTGGCATTATCAAGTTCTTCCAATCATTAAATCCTGTTGCAGGTAATATAGAAAATTGAACAGCTAGTACATAAATTAAAACAGCTCCTATTACAAAACTTGGTATAGTGCTACTTAAGGTTGCAATAAATACTATTAATTTATCTGGCCACTTTCCATTTTTAAGTGCAGCAAGAGTTCCCAAAACTATGCCTCCTACTATTGCTATAGCAACCGCTACCATACCAATTTCTGCAGATGCCGGAAATGATTTTGATATAGTATCTGATACCTTTCTTCCATTGAAAACCATTGACTCACCAAAATCACCTTTAACCAAATTTTTCATATACATGGCATATTGCTCCGCTAAAGGTTTGTCCATTCCATACTTAGCTTCAATATTAGCTTTAACTTGCGGTGTTAACTTTTCACCATCAAATGGACCTCCTGGCATAAGCCTCATTAGAAAAAATGTAATTGTTATTACAATCCATATTGTGAATAAACTTGTAATTAATCTTTTTCCAATATATTTTAACATCTATTCATCTCCTCATCTTAAATTTTATATATTAAGTTATATTTATTCAATTTTGGTTATATTTATTCACTTTAGTTTTATTAATTCAAAATATAAAAAAAGTCATTAAACTTTTTATTTCTATAGTTTAATAACCACATTGTTATTTTGCTATTAAAATTTTAATTTTTTCTAAACAATCTTAAAAAATTATCAGTGCTTCATTTACAATAATATTATTATTTTTAACGCCATTTGTCAATATTTACTTTAAATTCTTCTTTATTACTTATATTTAAAAATATACCATTCAATGCTTATTATTTTCAATAATAATTGTATGCACTTTTTTAATAAAAATATAATTAAACACAAGAAACCCTGCTTTGCAGACTGTGAGTTTGTCTACTTCTAAAAGTTATCCACAGATTTGACTGCATTATAATTTCCTAAAGAATCAAAAAACTCCCCCATTAATATTTTTATAAAAATATTAATGGGGGAGCTTCTATACATTTCTTTATTGAATTATATTAATAATACTATTATCTATATATTTTAGTACTCTTCATCGAAAAATAGTACAGATTCCGTTTCTCTGCAATATTTTACACACATACATTGAGCTAATTTTCTAGGACACTTATAACATAAACAAGTTAAATCTTTTCCATCACACTTCCCTTTTTTTAATTCTGTACAATCACTACAATTTACTCCATTACCTGCTGGCATATCAACTTCACAACTCCTTTGCTTTAGGCACATGAAAACAAATAATA
This genomic interval carries:
- a CDS encoding ABC transporter permease; protein product: MLKYIGKRLITSLFTIWIVITITFFLMRLMPGGPFDGEKLTPQVKANIEAKYGMDKPLAEQYAMYMKNLVKGDFGESMVFNGRKVSDTISKSFPASAEIGMVAVAIAIVGGIVLGTLAALKNGKWPDKLIVFIATLSSTIPSFVIGAVLIYVLAVQFSILPATGFNDWKNLIMPSIALAAVPFSFISRLTRSKLIDILKSDYIRTAKAKGLSRTTVIFKHALRNSLIPIVTYVGPLVATILTGSFVTEKIFAIPGLGNEFVQSVTNRDYTTLLGVTAFYCTLLIGFAFMVDILYVVIDPRIKLQDAEV